The following proteins are co-located in the bacterium CG_4_10_14_0_2_um_filter_33_32 genome:
- the murC gene encoding UDP-N-acetylmuramate--L-alanine ligase, with the protein MKIHFIGIGGIGMSALAGIAVKSGYIVSGSDIEDSYNIKHLRNLGVKIYIGHKRSNLDPKTNLIIITSSISKDNPEVLKARQLKIAMKDRGEYLGKLMKNKRSVAVAGTHGKTTISSMISVILDKAGMDPTVAVGGLIKEFGNQNWIKGKSDLIVVEACEYKSSFLKLKPSIAVISNIEKEHLDYFKNIDKIIDAFKNFLKLVPQNGFAVVNADDINIQKILTNTQFDFPIITYGMSESLAEWRIENVKEEKGQVSFDVFKNKQIIDNFIIRVPGKHNTMNALASIIVTSKLGVNLKTIKETLLEFTGAKRRMELKGEKNGIIVIDDYGHHPTEIKVTLEAIKNFYTNRKRLWCIFQPHQYSRTRLFFNDFINSFDLADKLIINDIYEVRDTKKDIQAVNSKKLVEKIQEKKEIDTLYIESFKETAKYLSKNAENGDIILTIGAGPVYQVGELFLNENCKK; encoded by the coding sequence ATTGTTAGTGGTTCTGATATAGAAGATAGTTATAATATAAAACACTTAAGAAATTTGGGTGTAAAAATTTATATAGGACATAAAAGAAGCAACCTTGATCCAAAAACAAATCTTATCATAATTACATCATCAATTAGTAAAGATAACCCCGAGGTATTAAAAGCACGGCAGCTAAAAATAGCTATGAAAGACAGGGGAGAATACCTAGGCAAACTAATGAAAAACAAAAGAAGCGTTGCCGTTGCTGGTACTCATGGCAAAACAACGATCTCTTCAATGATTTCAGTAATACTGGATAAAGCTGGTATGGATCCTACTGTTGCCGTAGGGGGTCTCATAAAAGAGTTTGGCAACCAAAATTGGATAAAGGGAAAGAGTGACTTAATCGTTGTTGAGGCATGTGAATATAAGTCTTCATTTTTAAAACTTAAGCCAAGCATAGCGGTAATATCCAATATAGAAAAAGAGCACCTAGATTATTTCAAAAATATAGATAAAATAATTGATGCTTTTAAAAATTTTTTAAAGTTAGTACCCCAAAATGGCTTCGCAGTTGTAAATGCTGATGATATAAACATTCAGAAAATATTAACAAATACTCAATTTGATTTTCCGATAATAACCTATGGGATGTCAGAAAGCTTGGCAGAATGGAGAATTGAAAATGTTAAAGAAGAAAAGGGTCAGGTATCTTTTGACGTATTTAAAAATAAACAGATTATTGATAATTTTATAATTAGAGTACCCGGCAAACATAACACAATGAATGCCTTGGCTTCTATAATTGTGACTTCAAAGTTAGGCGTTAATCTTAAAACTATTAAAGAAACCTTGTTAGAGTTTACTGGCGCGAAAAGAAGAATGGAACTCAAAGGAGAAAAAAATGGAATTATAGTAATTGATGACTATGGACATCATCCAACAGAAATCAAGGTAACATTGGAAGCAATTAAAAATTTTTACACTAATAGAAAAAGGCTGTGGTGCATATTCCAACCTCATCAATATTCTAGAACTCGGCTATTTTTCAATGATTTTATAAATTCCTTTGACTTAGCTGATAAATTAATCATAAATGATATATATGAAGTTAGAGATACTAAAAAAGACATTCAAGCCGTTAACTCAAAAAAACTAGTAGAAAAAATTCAAGAAAAAAAAGAGATAGATACATTGTATATAGAATCATTTAAGGAGACGGCAAAATATTTATCTAAAAATGCAGAAAATGGGGATATAATATTAACTATCGGGGCAGGCCCAGTTTATCAAGTAGGAGAGTTATTTTTAAATGAAAATTGTAAAAAATAA